A stretch of Orientia tsutsugamushi DNA encodes these proteins:
- a CDS encoding proton-conducting transporter membrane subunit — translation MLKNIILLYNDMICYIPFTIIGIVGIWNLIIPFLIRKNFIKEILMFAISILHAINAILLYFSYKAGYEHYTTIFSIGSFDFSLRLSLLGSNILLLIAILWPISIIYTIGFLKAHSEPNQAKFLLCTNLCILISNYIVCSANFFTMLICYELLTFATIPLIRHVTSHRTSKVLSKYTQGLYLPSLLFLMPTLVVLQYQYSTTDFVEIANILQFRTLLQVSPVILALCILCGTAKAAIVPFHSWLPPAMIAPYPVSAILHAVAVVNVGIFCLITGILSVLGKETWLLNYIQYFIGYGIVYTSIKALFQTNIKRILAYSTISNLGIIALTAFMNSHESLLATITHIIAHSIGKITVFYSAGCLYTISKCTNVEDLTSMSYKAPIITSCLTIGSLSLIGIPPLAGFFSKHHIILEAANEHNYLVIAITVFSGITSCLYLSKIIKTAYSKIDNECNINSTNNIHSEQMIPKHMLYSTVSCASLVVLIPIINALIM, via the coding sequence CAACGACATGATATGCTATATTCCATTTACTATAATCGGTATAGTAGGTATATGGAATTTAATTATTCCATTTCTGATTCGCAAAAATTTTATTAAAGAAATATTAATGTTTGCAATATCCATATTGCATGCTATTAATGCAATACTATTGTATTTTAGTTATAAAGCTGGGTATGAGCACTATACTACTATTTTCAGTATCGGATCATTTGATTTTAGCTTAAGATTAAGTTTATTAGGTAGTAACATACTTTTACTAATAGCAATATTGTGGCCAATATCAATTATATATACTATTGGTTTTTTGAAAGCTCATAGTGAGCCAAATCAGGCTAAATTTTTACTTTGCACTAATCTATGTATATTAATTAGTAACTATATTGTATGTTCTGCTAATTTTTTTACTATGTTGATATGTTACGAACTTTTAACCTTTGCTACAATTCCATTAATAAGACACGTAACTTCTCATAGAACTAGCAAAGTTTTAAGTAAATATACTCAAGGATTATATTTACCATCTTTACTATTTTTAATGCCAACTTTAGTAGTTTTGCAATATCAATATAGTACAACAGATTTTGTAGAAATTGCTAACATATTACAATTCCGTACTCTATTACAAGTAAGTCCTGTTATTTTGGCATTATGTATATTGTGTGGTACTGCTAAAGCAGCTATTGTCCCTTTTCATAGCTGGCTTCCACCTGCTATGATAGCTCCATATCCAGTAAGCGCAATTTTACATGCTGTTGCAGTTGTTAATGTTGGTATTTTTTGCTTGATAACTGGAATCCTCTCAGTATTAGGAAAGGAAACATGGTTATTAAATTATATACAGTATTTTATAGGATATGGAATTGTATATACCAGCATAAAGGCATTATTTCAAACTAATATAAAAAGAATTTTGGCTTACTCAACTATATCTAACTTAGGTATAATAGCTTTAACAGCATTTATGAATAGCCATGAATCTTTACTTGCTACTATTACTCACATAATTGCTCATTCAATAGGTAAGATTACAGTATTCTATTCTGCAGGTTGTTTATATACAATTAGTAAATGTACTAATGTTGAAGATTTAACATCAATGTCTTATAAAGCTCCTATAATAACATCATGCCTAACAATAGGAAGTTTATCATTAATAGGCATACCACCATTAGCAGGCTTTTTCAGTAAACATCATATAATCCTAGAAGCAGCAAATGAACATAATTATTTAGTAATCGCTATTACAGTTTTTTCAGGAATAACTTCATGCTTGTATTTATCAAAAATAATAAAAACTGCCTATAGCAAAATAGATAATGAATGTAATATTAACTCTACAAATAACATTCATTCAGAACAGATGATACCTAAACATATGCTTTATAGCACGGTATCATGTGCTAGTCTAGTTGTATTAATTCCTATTATTAATGCTCTAATAATGTAA